The bacterium genome contains a region encoding:
- a CDS encoding YggS family pyridoxal phosphate-dependent enzyme, protein MKIRERVQKIVQEIPENVKLVAATKTRTIEEIKEVIDAGVEILGENYVQEAEGKILEIGKAIQWHMVGHLQTNKADKAVDIFDMVETVDSIRLANRLNRTASEKKIVYPVLIEINSGKEEKKAGVFPEEAESLIRNISKLSHIRIEGLMTMGPFLEKVEEIKPFFRLTKEIFDYIKSISIPNVEMKYLSMGMSDTWRIAIEEGANLIRLGTVIFGPRKI, encoded by the coding sequence ATGAAGATAAGAGAAAGGGTTCAAAAAATAGTTCAAGAGATTCCTGAAAATGTTAAATTGGTAGCAGCAACCAAAACAAGAACTATCGAAGAAATTAAAGAAGTTATAGATGCAGGGGTTGAGATTCTTGGCGAAAACTATGTGCAGGAAGCGGAAGGAAAGATTTTAGAGATAGGTAAAGCGATTCAATGGCATATGGTGGGCCACCTGCAAACCAATAAGGCCGATAAAGCTGTTGATATTTTTGATATGGTAGAAACAGTTGATAGTATAAGGCTAGCAAACAGGTTAAACAGAACTGCTTCTGAAAAAAAGATTGTATACCCTGTTCTTATTGAAATTAATAGTGGTAAAGAAGAAAAGAAGGCAGGTGTTTTTCCGGAAGAAGCTGAAAGTTTAATAAGAAACATCTCAAAATTATCTCATATCAGGATTGAAGGTTTAATGACTATGGGTCCTTTTTTAGAAAAGGTTGAAGAGATAAAACCTTTCTTCCGACTTACAAAAGAAATTTTTGATTATATTAAAAGTATTAGTATACCTAATGTTGAAATGAAATACTTATCTATGGGTATGAGTGATACATGGCGTATAGCTATAGAAGAAGGGGCTAACTTGATAAGGTTGGGAACAGTTATTTTTGGTCCAAGAAAGATTTAA
- a CDS encoding SIS domain-containing protein, whose protein sequence is MMKTHILNEINEVLDKINDNAYKSIISYIQKARRVFLVGSGRSGLVGRCFAMRLMHLGIPTYVVGETTCPSINKNDLLIVISCSGSNVSILEFAKIAKNKNAYILSITSKDTPLVSVSHYSVEIPNIKTIQFGNSLFEQVVFLFLEIFVELYRKNKNIPFKEMITRHSDFT, encoded by the coding sequence ATGATGAAAACCCATATTCTAAATGAAATAAATGAGGTTTTAGATAAGATAAATGATAATGCTTATAAATCTATAATCTCTTATATACAGAAAGCCAGAAGAGTTTTTCTGGTTGGTTCTGGAAGAAGTGGTCTTGTCGGTAGATGTTTTGCAATGCGACTTATGCATTTAGGGATTCCCACCTATGTTGTTGGGGAGACAACCTGCCCATCTATAAATAAGAACGACCTTCTTATAGTTATATCTTGTTCTGGTAGCAATGTTAGTATACTTGAGTTTGCTAAAATTGCTAAAAATAAAAACGCTTATATCTTATCTATAACCTCAAAAGATACACCGCTCGTGTCTGTTTCTCATTATTCTGTTGAAATACCCAATATTAAAACAATTCAATTTGGCAATTCGTTATTTGAACAAGTGGTCTTTCTTTTTCTGGAAATATTTGTAGAATTATATAGAAAAAACAAAAATATACCATTTAAAGAGATGATTACAAGACATTCCGATTTTACTTAA
- a CDS encoding winged helix-turn-helix domain-containing protein has product MITEIGITAGEIWQYLEKYNNTTLSKVVEAVNKNKDIVMMSLGWLAREGHITVDTIDNDLKIVLRKKD; this is encoded by the coding sequence ATGATAACAGAAATAGGTATAACTGCAGGAGAGATATGGCAATATCTTGAAAAATATAATAATACCACCCTTAGTAAAGTGGTGGAAGCAGTTAATAAAAATAAAGATATTGTTATGATGAGTCTGGGCTGGCTTGCCCGTGAAGGACATATAACAGTTGATACGATAGATAACGATTTGAAAATCGTTTTAAGAAAAAAAGATTAA
- a CDS encoding energy transducer TonB, producing the protein MKSEKLLLKTLIISFFIHIAGISVFGIILPKYYSEKKPIEVSLLPPSVAPSEIRLSKVEVTPKMPEIKASGERLAISREQEVIKFSAERFIGSSEYLPITQINPKFELPEQQVHFPIMTELVEGEQVVSTRKTTLEIEGLAGGRQLIYRQEVEYPQWAQREGIEGNIKIKFWVNPEGKITSAGINSSSGHPELDLYITESFRNWLFEPVKTDKQVWGIITFRFRLK; encoded by the coding sequence ATGAAATCAGAAAAACTTTTACTGAAAACCTTAATTATAAGTTTTTTTATCCACATTGCTGGCATTTCAGTATTTGGGATTATTCTTCCGAAGTATTATTCTGAAAAAAAACCTATAGAGGTTTCTCTTTTGCCTCCTTCAGTTGCACCTTCAGAGATTAGACTCTCAAAGGTAGAGGTAACTCCAAAGATGCCTGAAATTAAAGCAAGTGGTGAGAGATTGGCTATTAGTAGAGAGCAGGAAGTTATTAAGTTTTCTGCAGAAAGGTTTATTGGTTCTTCAGAATATTTACCTATTACTCAAATTAATCCAAAATTTGAACTTCCAGAACAACAAGTACATTTCCCAATTATGACAGAATTGGTTGAAGGAGAACAGGTTGTATCTACTAGAAAAACTACTCTTGAAATAGAAGGACTTGCAGGAGGTAGGCAGTTGATATATAGACAAGAGGTAGAATATCCTCAATGGGCTCAAAGGGAAGGTATTGAAGGTAATATTAAGATAAAGTTTTGGGTAAACCCTGAAGGTAAAATAACATCTGCAGGGATAAATAGTTCCTCAGGGCACCCTGAACTTGATTTGTATATAACAGAAAGTTTTAGAAACTGGTTGTTTGAACCTGTTAAAACTGATAAACAGGTTTGGGGGATAATAACTTTCAGGTTTAGACTAAAATGA
- a CDS encoding biopolymer transporter ExbD, whose product MRFKRHYSIIKGELNMAPLIDVVLLQLIYFMLTSSFIMQPGIKINLPQAATTETVKEKEVVISVSETGVIFYKDVPTTIEQLEALLSREAKKSTNLILILKGDKETKHGMVVSVMDTARKVGINRIAIATMPEF is encoded by the coding sequence ATGAGATTTAAAAGACATTATTCTATCATTAAGGGAGAATTGAATATGGCTCCTTTGATAGATGTTGTTCTACTGCAATTGATATACTTTATGTTGACATCAAGTTTTATTATGCAACCAGGTATAAAAATAAATCTTCCTCAAGCTGCAACTACCGAAACAGTTAAAGAAAAAGAAGTTGTTATAAGTGTATCTGAAACAGGCGTCATTTTTTATAAAGATGTTCCTACAACTATCGAACAACTTGAAGCGTTGTTGTCCAGAGAAGCTAAAAAATCAACAAATTTAATATTAATTTTAAAGGGCGACAAAGAAACAAAACACGGGATGGTTGTATCTGTAATGGATACAGCTCGTAAAGTAGGCATAAACAGGATTGCTATAGCCACTATGCCTGAATTTTAA
- a CDS encoding MotA/TolQ/ExbB proton channel family protein produces MNLWSFFIKGGLIMIPILLCGILALGIIIEKIISLRSSGFDNEKFIKQIEEILKKRKIKESLALCDSIDKPVPRIIKAGLMKSDRSREEIKESIDDASSYEIPLLEKYLGVLATIATVAPLLGLLGTVTGLIRAFMVIQSKGGLVNPGDLAGGIWEALVTTVGGLIVAIPAYIAYNYFVTRVNNIVMQMEKSASRLMDILFLIKSEEEA; encoded by the coding sequence ATGAATTTGTGGAGTTTTTTTATCAAAGGTGGTCTGATAATGATTCCTATATTGCTGTGTGGTATATTAGCTTTAGGAATAATAATAGAAAAGATTATTTCTCTTCGTTCCTCAGGGTTTGATAACGAAAAATTTATTAAACAGATTGAAGAAATATTAAAAAAGAGAAAAATTAAAGAATCTCTGGCTTTGTGTGATTCTATAGATAAACCTGTCCCTCGTATAATAAAAGCGGGGCTTATGAAATCTGATAGAAGTAGAGAAGAGATAAAAGAAAGTATAGATGACGCCTCTAGCTACGAGATACCTCTACTCGAAAAATATCTTGGAGTTCTTGCAACCATAGCCACTGTTGCTCCTCTGCTTGGTTTGTTGGGTACAGTAACTGGTTTGATAAGAGCTTTTATGGTAATCCAATCTAAAGGGGGTCTTGTAAATCCAGGCGATCTTGCAGGTGGTATATGGGAGGCACTTGTGACGACAGTTGGCGGGTTGATAGTTGCTATACCTGCGTATATTGCTTACAATTATTTTGTTACCAGAGTGAACAATATTGTAATGCAGATGGAAAAGAGTGCCTCTCGGTTAATGGATATACTCTTCCTTATTAAGTCTGAAGAGGAGGCTTGA
- a CDS encoding tetratricopeptide repeat protein, with amino-acid sequence MKPIKYIILVLFVGTLSSYPAEVQRDYLKMAFEAHTKKMYNLSNLQLEKHIKENPNLPDLDYAFLLYAVNYIQLNQYNEAITKLTFLKTHYPNSPYLKNTFTYLILAYLKTQEINSAVLSYRDYKKKFGTDTFVEKQVEEILLQSAILFFNKGETSHSLEFFNLFLEEFSNSEHLPTVYYYRGLIYYRENNFLKAKDFFKRALEGSSSLKNIDILADTHLKLADSLLNLRESKEASVIYKEINEKFSDTIYNIWASFRLSIIEKRNDNFLQAEVLLNSIKGKGDEELNYRILYELANIKILREDWQSAQEELNLIIKTFPQNPNIPEIYMQLGFIYFNLGKFEESVQVFNKSLVNATTPQIKEKSFFGLGYSYYSSGNITESFKVWEQFVKEFPDSPFLKEVFFLQGKTFYEKKDYLKAEKSFGLIISNFPESALYKSSIKMFIESLIEQKKFKEAKQICEDSLAKEVDETITFLYGKTLYLLKEYKKSGEIFEKLSVKNPELDVEAKYYLAKIYEYQGDNAKAQDKFLEIMTFYKNFPNWTKIAEESIKRLQK; translated from the coding sequence ATGAAACCTATAAAATATATTATTTTAGTATTGTTTGTTGGAACTTTGTCTTCTTATCCAGCTGAGGTTCAGAGAGATTACTTAAAAATGGCATTTGAGGCCCACACTAAAAAGATGTACAATCTTTCAAATCTACAACTTGAAAAACATATAAAAGAGAACCCTAACTTACCTGATTTAGATTATGCGTTTCTTTTATATGCAGTAAACTATATTCAATTGAACCAATATAATGAAGCAATCACGAAACTAACATTCTTAAAAACTCATTACCCTAACTCACCTTACTTGAAAAACACTTTTACTTATCTTATCCTTGCCTACCTAAAAACCCAAGAGATAAATTCTGCTGTTTTATCATATAGGGATTATAAAAAAAAGTTTGGTACTGATACTTTTGTTGAAAAACAAGTCGAAGAAATACTGCTACAGTCAGCAATTCTTTTTTTTAATAAAGGCGAAACTTCTCATAGTTTAGAGTTTTTCAACCTTTTTTTGGAAGAATTTAGCAATTCTGAACACTTACCAACTGTTTACTACTACCGAGGGTTGATCTATTATCGCGAAAACAATTTCCTTAAAGCTAAAGATTTTTTTAAGAGGGCTTTAGAAGGTTCTTCTTCTCTAAAGAATATAGATATATTGGCAGATACACATTTAAAACTTGCAGATAGTCTATTAAACCTTAGAGAATCTAAAGAAGCTTCAGTTATATACAAGGAAATCAATGAAAAATTTTCTGATACAATATATAATATATGGGCATCGTTTCGATTATCAATAATAGAAAAAAGGAATGACAATTTTCTGCAAGCAGAGGTTTTGCTTAACAGTATTAAAGGTAAAGGGGATGAAGAGTTGAATTACAGGATACTTTATGAACTTGCAAATATAAAAATACTTCGTGAAGATTGGCAATCTGCTCAAGAAGAGTTGAACCTTATTATAAAAACTTTCCCTCAAAACCCTAATATCCCAGAGATATATATGCAACTGGGGTTTATCTATTTTAATTTGGGAAAATTTGAAGAATCAGTACAGGTTTTTAATAAATCCTTAGTAAATGCTACAACACCACAAATTAAGGAAAAAAGTTTTTTTGGGCTCGGTTATTCATATTATTCTTCAGGAAATATAACTGAAAGTTTTAAGGTATGGGAGCAATTTGTTAAAGAGTTTCCAGACAGCCCTTTCTTGAAAGAAGTTTTTTTCTTACAAGGGAAAACTTTTTACGAAAAAAAGGATTATCTTAAAGCAGAAAAGAGTTTTGGTTTAATAATATCTAATTTTCCAGAAAGCGCTCTTTATAAAAGTTCTATTAAAATGTTTATTGAAAGTTTAATTGAACAGAAAAAATTTAAAGAAGCAAAACAAATCTGTGAAGATAGCCTTGCAAAAGAAGTTGATGAAACTATTACATTTTTATACGGTAAGACTTTATATCTATTAAAAGAGTATAAGAAGAGCGGAGAAATTTTTGAGAAATTATCAGTTAAAAATCCAGAATTGGATGTTGAAGCTAAATATTATTTAGCAAAAATATATGAATACCAAGGTGATAATGCAAAAGCTCAAGATAAGTTTCTTGAGATAATGACATTCTATAAAAACTTTCCTAACTGGACGAAAATTGCTGAAGAATCAATAAAGAGACTTCAAAAATGA
- a CDS encoding cold shock domain-containing protein, translating into MKEKGKVKWFNNAKGYGFIEREGGEDVFVHYSAITGDGYRTLQEGDEVEFEVVQSDKGLQAANVGKI; encoded by the coding sequence GTGAAAGAGAAAGGTAAAGTGAAGTGGTTCAATAATGCTAAAGGTTATGGCTTTATTGAAAGAGAAGGTGGTGAGGATGTTTTTGTTCACTATTCTGCTATTACTGGAGATGGATATCGCACATTGCAAGAAGGCGATGAGGTTGAATTCGAAGTAGTGCAAAGTGATAAAGGACTTCAAGCTGCTAACGTAGGAAAAATATAA
- a CDS encoding exonuclease domain-containing protein, whose product MEDIVKDVPEVVALDIETTGLKPEEDRIVEVALLKIKNGITCRKLTSFIYPKIKIPPSGLPVNKIKPFMLEGAPSFDDLALELADFIKGETLLIQNAYFDIPFLKTEFNRSGVKFPDTYVYDTLLLSKKLFSFERNSLSYLASFYKLDVSGMHRAEKDAMITYKIFCRFFKEKPLEVLNMKKETSEINYIDTPLIRKNIQEAMNDGREICIKYRNRNFEISTRRIEPIKIYNESGKWYLNGFCSLNNVNRRFRLDKILEVIDNI is encoded by the coding sequence ATGGAAGATATTGTAAAAGATGTGCCAGAAGTGGTTGCTCTTGATATAGAAACAACAGGGCTTAAACCAGAAGAAGATAGAATAGTGGAAGTGGCTTTGCTTAAGATTAAAAATGGAATAACCTGCCGTAAACTTACTTCATTTATATATCCGAAAATCAAGATTCCTCCTTCGGGGCTACCAGTAAATAAAATTAAACCATTTATGTTAGAGGGTGCACCCTCCTTTGATGATTTAGCTTTGGAACTTGCAGATTTTATTAAAGGAGAAACCCTTTTGATACAGAACGCTTATTTTGATATCCCCTTTTTGAAGACAGAGTTTAATAGGAGTGGTGTGAAATTTCCAGACACTTATGTTTATGATACTCTGTTATTATCCAAAAAACTATTCTCGTTTGAAAGAAATTCTCTCTCTTATCTTGCAAGTTTTTATAAACTGGATGTTAGCGGTATGCATAGAGCTGAGAAAGACGCCATGATTACTTACAAAATATTTTGTAGGTTTTTTAAAGAAAAACCTTTAGAAGTTCTTAATATGAAGAAAGAGACTTCGGAGATAAATTATATTGATACACCTCTTATAAGGAAAAATATACAGGAAGCTATGAACGACGGAAGAGAGATATGTATCAAATATAGAAATAGAAATTTTGAAATAAGTACTCGTCGTATTGAGCCTATTAAAATTTATAATGAGAGTGGAAAATGGTATCTAAATGGCTTCTGTTCTTTAAACAATGTTAATAGAAGGTTCCGTCTTGATAAAATTTTAGAAGTGATTGACAATATATGA
- a CDS encoding YHS domain-containing protein, producing the protein MKKKIHKDVVCRAWLQRETKNKAEKEGKEYFFCSPACKDKFEKDPEKYLKLVG; encoded by the coding sequence ATGAAAAAGAAAATACATAAGGATGTTGTTTGTAGGGCGTGGTTGCAAAGAGAAACAAAAAATAAAGCAGAAAAAGAAGGTAAAGAATATTTTTTTTGTAGCCCTGCCTGTAAGGACAAGTTTGAGAAGGACCCTGAGAAATATTTGAAGCTTGTTGGATAA